The Chelatococcus sp. HY11 genome includes a window with the following:
- a CDS encoding Arm DNA-binding domain-containing protein translates to MPLTGIAIRRIKPSQQSQKISDGQGLHLFVAVSGSKLWRMSYRYMGKQKLLSFGAYPAVSLADARRARDAAKQVLAAGEDPGLKIKLAKIAKRAGGDETFGKIAEEYKDKLIREGRAAPTVEKETWLLGGGYPVFGPTSDPRDHGSRNSRDLTAGRSAWTV, encoded by the coding sequence ATGCCGCTCACGGGCATTGCCATTCGACGAATCAAACCATCCCAGCAGTCACAGAAGATTTCAGACGGCCAAGGTCTGCACCTGTTTGTCGCGGTATCAGGGTCCAAGCTGTGGCGGATGTCTTACCGCTACATGGGCAAACAAAAGCTGCTGAGTTTCGGAGCTTATCCGGCCGTGAGTTTGGCCGATGCACGACGCGCACGGGACGCGGCGAAGCAGGTTTTAGCGGCCGGCGAGGATCCAGGTCTTAAGATCAAGCTCGCAAAGATCGCCAAACGTGCCGGTGGTGATGAGACCTTCGGTAAAATCGCTGAGGAATACAAAGATAAGCTCATTCGTGAGGGGAGGGCAGCGCCGACCGTGGAGAAGGAGACTTGGCTTCTTGGGGGTGGCTACCCCGTCTTTGGGCCGACGTCCGATCCGCGAGATCACGGCTCCCGAAATTCTAGAGACCTTACGGCGGGTCGAAGTGCGTGGACGGTATGA
- a CDS encoding RidA family protein — protein MDREIIIPEEMREIVDRAGYAPAVKVGHTIYVVGQIGRTRDLQVIEDPRKQFDAMWENLRVVLEAAGCTFDNIVEMTSYHVEMSKHMDVFRVAKNAVFPKGTYAWTRIGVSELAYPGVLAEVKCVAIKC, from the coding sequence ATGGACCGAGAAATCATCATCCCTGAGGAAATGAGGGAAATCGTTGACCGGGCAGGCTACGCGCCCGCCGTTAAAGTAGGACATACAATCTACGTTGTCGGGCAGATCGGGCGAACCAGGGATCTTCAAGTGATCGAAGATCCCCGGAAACAGTTCGATGCGATGTGGGAAAACCTCCGCGTGGTGTTGGAGGCAGCGGGCTGCACATTCGATAACATCGTCGAAATGACGAGCTATCACGTCGAGATGTCCAAGCACATGGACGTATTCCGCGTCGCAAAGAACGCCGTTTTCCCGAAAGGCACTTATGCCTGGACCAGGATCGGTGTTTCGGAACTCGCTTACCCTGGCGTTTTGGCCGAAGTGAAGTGCGTTGCAATTAAGTGCTGA
- a CDS encoding AlpA family phage regulatory protein: MLAGSPAFSDPQDWSDDEQAEMQGAVIAAAALHTTLQPLPMPELRDRLLPCNRPGASFDMAAWWEMPFWTVAEAVALSLGKDPRLLDEGSLAADEAFPTIKSFKEQHERIRRAMAIGLVGHDDMVIPHKLADLLGDAVFQEALTEAARPQVRKELSRTPLAQEPRNKLMHLRRLCRFKLPPDVGPTAETADQQTRPTERSRTGLVRLKHILAPTGPLPVSKSRFWAKVKTGEFPQQVRLGGTTSWRAKEIWELINNRNPPAKTKR, encoded by the coding sequence ATGCTGGCGGGCTCGCCCGCTTTTTCCGATCCGCAAGACTGGAGCGATGACGAGCAGGCCGAGATGCAGGGTGCGGTCATCGCCGCGGCGGCGCTCCATACCACGTTGCAGCCACTCCCCATGCCTGAGCTTCGTGATCGATTGTTGCCTTGCAATCGACCAGGCGCATCGTTCGATATGGCCGCATGGTGGGAAATGCCATTCTGGACGGTGGCGGAGGCTGTGGCCTTGTCCCTCGGCAAAGATCCACGCTTACTTGACGAGGGGTCGCTCGCGGCTGATGAGGCGTTCCCAACGATCAAGAGCTTCAAGGAGCAGCACGAGCGAATCCGACGGGCAATGGCGATAGGTCTCGTTGGTCATGACGACATGGTCATTCCGCATAAACTGGCCGATCTGCTGGGGGATGCCGTATTCCAGGAGGCTTTGACGGAGGCGGCTCGCCCGCAGGTCCGAAAAGAGCTGAGCAGAACCCCTCTCGCTCAAGAACCGAGAAACAAACTAATGCACCTGCGTCGCCTGTGCCGCTTCAAGTTGCCCCCGGATGTAGGACCAACGGCTGAAACTGCGGACCAACAAACAAGGCCGACGGAGAGGTCACGGACTGGCTTGGTCCGGTTGAAGCACATTCTGGCACCAACCGGACCTTTGCCGGTAAGCAAATCCAGGTTTTGGGCGAAGGTGAAGACGGGTGAGTTTCCCCAGCAGGTGCGTCTGGGCGGAACAACATCCTGGCGCGCGAAAGAGATCTGGGAGCTTATCAACAACCGGAATCCGCCCGCGAAGACAAAACGCTGA
- a CDS encoding isochorismatase family protein, giving the protein MTKRIWDDFLTERDKEVFAQAGYGKRGGFGKRPALFIIDVQYNFCGDRPEDILDGLKQYRTHCGAEAWAAVEHIVPLLELARAKNIPVFYTESARRPDMVDSGVQVGKNHRGKEKTVLEGTHATQTVEPLAPRPQDIRIGKRKPSAFFGTIFMSHLNFFDVDTLILTGCTTSGCLRATAVDAYSYNFKVIVPEETAFDRFQSSHAINLFDLNCKYADVIPTAEVKNYLESVAVRDDLSTAS; this is encoded by the coding sequence ATGACCAAGAGAATTTGGGACGATTTCCTGACCGAGCGCGACAAGGAAGTTTTCGCGCAAGCCGGATACGGCAAGCGCGGTGGCTTCGGCAAGCGCCCGGCCTTGTTCATCATCGATGTCCAGTATAATTTCTGTGGCGACCGTCCCGAGGATATCCTGGACGGTCTGAAGCAGTATCGGACCCATTGCGGCGCAGAGGCTTGGGCCGCCGTGGAGCATATTGTACCCTTGCTGGAACTGGCGCGGGCCAAGAACATTCCCGTCTTCTATACTGAGAGTGCACGCCGCCCGGATATGGTTGATAGCGGCGTCCAGGTCGGCAAAAATCATCGAGGCAAGGAAAAGACTGTCCTCGAGGGTACGCACGCGACGCAGACCGTTGAGCCTTTGGCACCGCGGCCTCAAGATATTCGAATCGGCAAGCGCAAACCGTCCGCTTTTTTTGGCACGATATTTATGAGCCATTTGAATTTCTTCGATGTCGACACCCTCATCTTGACCGGATGCACGACGTCCGGATGCCTAAGGGCTACCGCAGTCGACGCCTATTCTTATAATTTTAAAGTCATCGTCCCCGAAGAGACAGCCTTTGACCGCTTTCAATCCAGCCATGCTATCAACTTGTTTGATCTCAACTGCAAGTACGCCGATGTCATTCCGACGGCCGAAGTAAAGAATTACCTGGAGTCCGTCGCCGTGCGGGACGATCTTTCCACAGCGTCTTGA
- a CDS encoding amidohydrolase family protein — protein MSYDLILANGEIVFPDRGIRTGSILVRNGKIAGIVSRSDGLKANEIIDCKDKWVLPGLIDPHTHIGFGSNETDFLTESRSAALGGVTSLLTFHRSNDLSASTGPWRKRGEEQSLIDFSFHFGVTSKLHIETLAETTRRFGVTSIKVYLMYKGASGAAKGFTEIDDGLLFAAMLQTRNITGGVVGVHCENVEVIPVFRDPLKAAGRNDLPAWDEQSPGFLEAENVFRVAYFGEKAECPVNIVHMSSAESLEIVRNLRRPGRAPIHVETCSHYLSLTRNSPIGLLGKVNPPLRSQSDVDALWEGIRDGTISTVGSDHVGRKRETKGPDIWKASAGFPGLGTMLRVLVHEGVHKRGIPIERIAAVTSANVARLYSIPNKGELGIGMDADMVIVDPDREVHVDPTTQESYSDYSPYEGMTFKGSPVRTILRGRTLASDGALDEQACQAPAGRYLNRIPGVSR, from the coding sequence ATGAGTTATGACCTAATCCTCGCTAACGGCGAAATCGTCTTTCCCGACCGGGGAATCCGCACGGGCTCCATCCTCGTTCGGAACGGCAAGATCGCAGGTATTGTCTCACGATCCGATGGCCTGAAGGCCAACGAGATCATTGATTGCAAAGATAAGTGGGTGCTGCCGGGCCTCATTGATCCTCATACCCACATCGGTTTCGGTTCCAACGAGACAGACTTTCTAACAGAATCCCGCTCCGCGGCGCTAGGCGGTGTCACCAGCCTCCTGACGTTTCACAGGTCCAACGACCTCAGCGCCTCGACTGGCCCGTGGAGAAAGCGCGGCGAAGAGCAATCTTTGATTGATTTCAGCTTTCACTTTGGCGTGACGAGCAAACTTCATATTGAGACGCTCGCTGAAACGACCCGTCGGTTCGGTGTCACATCGATCAAAGTTTATCTCATGTATAAGGGCGCCAGCGGCGCTGCGAAAGGCTTCACGGAAATCGACGATGGGCTCCTGTTCGCGGCGATGCTACAGACCAGGAACATCACCGGCGGTGTTGTTGGCGTGCATTGCGAGAACGTCGAGGTCATTCCGGTCTTTCGGGATCCATTGAAAGCCGCGGGGCGGAACGACCTTCCCGCATGGGACGAACAAAGCCCCGGGTTTCTCGAGGCCGAGAACGTTTTCAGGGTCGCCTATTTTGGCGAAAAGGCCGAGTGCCCGGTCAATATCGTCCACATGTCGAGCGCCGAGAGCCTCGAAATCGTTCGCAACCTGAGAAGGCCTGGCCGGGCGCCGATCCATGTTGAAACGTGTAGCCATTATCTCTCTCTGACGCGCAATTCGCCGATCGGTTTGCTCGGCAAGGTCAATCCGCCTTTGCGCAGTCAGTCAGACGTCGATGCTCTCTGGGAGGGCATCCGCGACGGCACGATTTCAACAGTTGGATCGGATCACGTCGGCCGGAAGCGGGAGACCAAGGGCCCGGACATCTGGAAGGCCAGTGCAGGCTTTCCTGGTCTCGGCACGATGCTCCGGGTCCTTGTGCATGAGGGCGTGCACAAGCGCGGTATTCCGATCGAGCGTATCGCCGCGGTGACGAGTGCCAACGTTGCGCGCTTATATTCCATTCCCAACAAGGGGGAGCTCGGCATCGGGATGGACGCCGACATGGTCATTGTCGACCCGGATCGCGAGGTTCATGTGGATCCGACGACGCAGGAATCCTACTCCGACTATTCTCCATATGAGGGCATGACGTTCAAGGGATCTCCGGTCAGGACGATTCTGCGCGGGCGAACACTCGCCAGTGATGGGGCCCTCGACGAACAGGCTTGCCAGGCTCCAGCCGGCCGCTACCTCAATCGCATTCCGGGAGTTTCACGATGA